A window of the Pungitius pungitius chromosome 3, fPunPun2.1, whole genome shotgun sequence genome harbors these coding sequences:
- the LOC119210265 gene encoding LOW QUALITY PROTEIN: midkine-B-like (The sequence of the model RefSeq protein was modified relative to this genomic sequence to represent the inferred CDS: inserted 2 bases in 1 codon) gives MRPAFLMLLMVITIIAVKSIAGGKNKKEKNQPSQSGSECTDWRYGNCVPSNGDCGAGFREGSCEQQNKRMKCRVPCNWKKEIGADCKYRFGSWEECDPSSGSQTRMGTLKKXLLNAECQQAISASKPCTESKGKKKKGEGN, from the exons ATGAGGCCTGCTTTCCTGATGTTGCTAATGGTCATTACTATTATTGCGGTCAAGAGTATAGCTGGAGGGAAAAACAAGAAAG AGAAAAACCAGCCCTCCCAGTCGGGGTCAGAATGCACCGACTGGCGCTATGGCAACTGTGTCCCTAGCAACGGGGACTGTGGAGCAGGGTTTAGAGAAGGATCATGTGAGCAGCAGAACAAGAGGATGAAATGTAGAGTACCTTGCAACTGGAAAAAGGAAATtggag CTGACTGCAAGTATCGCTTTGGTAGTTGGGAAGAGTGTGATCCTAGCTCTGGCTCACAAACCAGAATGGGGACATTGAAGAA ACTGTTAAATGCGGAATGTCAACAGGCTATTTCTGCCTCCAAACCCTGCACTGAAAGCAAAG gaaagaagaaaaaaggcgaGGGCAACTAG